CAGCGGCTGGGGGTTCACTGGCTGTGGTTCATGAGCCGGCTCCGGCTGGGCGCCTGCCTGGCGGATGACATGGGACTGGGCAAGACCCTCCAGATCCTTGCGCTCCTGCTGGTGCTGCGCCGCCGCCCGTTGGCGGACCAGCCGCGCACCAGCCTGCTGGTCGTCCCGGCCTCCCTGATCGCCAACTGGAAGGCGGAGATTCTCCGGTTTGCCCCGTCCCTGTCCGTCTGCCTTCTGCATCCGTCGGAGTCCGATCCGGAACAGCTCGCCGCCATTGCACGCCGCCCGGACGAGGCGTTGACCACCTGCGATCTGGTCATCACCAGCTATTCCTTCCTGCTGCGTTGGCCCTGGCTGAAGGACCATTCCTGGAACCTTCTCGTTCTGGATGAGGCGCAGGCCATCAAGAATCCGGGCGCCCGTCAGACGCGCGTCGTCAAGGCGATCCCCGCCCGGAGCCGGATCGCCCTGAGCGGCACACCGATCGAGAACCGGCTGGGGGATCTCTGGTCGCTTTTCGATTTCCTGTGTCCCGGCCTGCTTGGGGATGCCGCCGCGTTCTCGGCATTCGTCAAAAATCGGAACCGGAGCACCACCACCACATCCTTCGCCCCGCTGCGACGTCTGGTTCGTCCGTACATTCTCCGCCGGCTCAAGACCGACCACCGCATCATCAGCGACCTGCCGGAAAAGACGGAGCTCGACGCCTTCTGCCCGCTGACGCGCACCCAGGCCGTGCTGTACCAGCAGGCGGTGAAGGATCTGGCGGAGCAACTCGACGCACCGGCGGCGGCGGGCATCCGCCGGCGCGGGATCATCCTGGCCTTCCTCACCCGCTTCAAACAGATCTGCAATCACCCCTCGCAATGGCTGGCGGATGGTGCGTACCGCCCCGACGACAGCGGCAAATTCCAGCGACTGGCGGCGTTGGGCGAGGAGATCGCGGCGCGCCAGGAAAAGGTCCTCATCTTCTCGCAGTACCGGGAGATTGCCGGACCCTTGGCACGGCACCTGGCCGCCGTGTTCGGGCGCGACGGACTGGTGCTTCACGGGGGCACCGCGGTCCGCAAACGGCAGGAGCTGGTCGATGAGTTTCAGCGCGAGGACGGTGCACCGTTTTTCATCCTGTCGCTCAAGGCCGGGGGCACCGGCCTCAATCTGACTGCAGCCTCCCACGTGATCCACTTCGACCGGTGGTGGAATCCGGCGGTGGAGAACCAGGCCACCGACCGCGCGTTCCGGATCGGACAGAAGCGCAACGTCATGGTCCACCGCTTCATCTGCCGGGGCACGCTGGAGGAGCGCATTCACGAGGTTCTGGCCGGCAAGCGGGCCCTGGCGGAGCAGGTTCTGGGCGAAGGGGGGGAGCAACTCCTCACCGAAATGAGCAATGCCGAGTTGCTCCGCTTTGTGGCGTTGGATATCAAGGCGGTCGGCGAGGAATGAGCTGGAGAAGCATCATGAACACGAGGAGGGAGCACCCACGGACATGAGCTGGGGATATGGATGGAGACCGTACGTCTCCGTGGCCCAGCGCCGCGCCAACGCCGCGAAAGAGGTCTCCCGACTGGCAAAAAAGGGCCGTGCGCTCTCCCCCGTCCACCTGAAGAGCCGGACCATCGCCACCACCTTCTGGGGCAGGGCCTGGTGCGACAATCTGGAGTCCTACAGTGATTTTGAGAACCGGCTGCCCCGTGGACGCACCTATGTTCGCAACGGCTCGGTCGTGGATCTTCAGGTGGCTCCCGGTCGGATCACCGCGCTGGTCAGCGGGTCCTCGATGTACGAGATCGTCATCCAGATCCACCCCTTGTCGCAGGACGCCTGGCGCCGACTCCAAAAGGCATGCTCCGGGCAGATTGATTCCCTCATTGAAATGCTCCAGGGCCGGCTCTCCGCAGGGGTGATGCAGGCCGTGACGCGGAAAGGCGAAGGGCTGTTCCCAAAGCCGGCTGAGATCCAGATGAAGTGCTCCTGCCCGGATTGGGCGGGACTGTGCAAGCACGTGGCCGCCTCCCTGTATGGTGTGGGTGCGCGGCTGGATGAGCAGCCGGAACTCCTGTTCCAACTCCGCGGTGTGGATCCCGCGGACCTGATCGCCAAGGCATCCGCCTCCGAAGCCATCCGCCAGTCCCGGAAATCCGCCGCCCCAGCGCTTTCCGACGCTCAACTCTCCGACGTGTTCGGCATCGAGCTCGACACCGGAGGCGCGGCCGACGGTGCGCCGGCGGCCCCGGCTGCGGCCGCACCCAAAGCGACACGCACAAAAAAGGCCGTTCGCGGGAAAGGCAAACCAGCCGCGGGCGCCAAACCAATGGCCGCCGCGGGCGCCCCGGCCGCCCGCAAGGCTGCGAAAAAGGGCGGCTCCGGGACGAAGCGCCGTCCCGCGAGGTCAGGGATTTGAAAGGGCGGGCCAGCCGGCATCGGTCTGGCAGGCCTTGAGAAGGTTTGAGGCCCTCAGGCCCTCAGGCCATCAGGCCCCGGATCACCTCGCCGTGAACATCCGTCAAGCGGCGGTCCACCCCGTTGTGGCGGAAGGTCAGCCGGGTATGGTCGAGGCCCATCAGGTGCAGCACGGTCGCATGAATGTCGTACACGGTGGTCGGATGCCGGCGATCGAGGGGCTTATACCCCCACGGGTCACTCTCGCCGCAGACCACGCCCCCGCGAATGCCGCCGCCACAGAGCCAGTTGGTGAAACAGTACGGGTTGTGGTCCCGGCCCAAACCGCCCTGGGAACTCGGCATGCGCCCAAATTCCGTGGTCCACAGGATCAGCGTGTCCTCGAGCAATCCGCGCTGCTTCAGGTCCTGGATCAGCGCCGCGGTTCCTCGTGCAAAGCCGCGGGCCAGCGGGCCGTGGTCGCGCCGGATATCCTCATGCGAATCCCAATTGCGCCTGGGAAACCCGTTGTCGTTGCCGGACCAGATCTGCACAAAGCGGACCCCACGCTCGACGAGTCGTCGGGCGACCAGACATTTTCGGCCAAAGGTGTCCATTTCCTCCGGCGCGTTGATCTCCTTCGGCCACTGGCG
Above is a window of Verrucomicrobiia bacterium DNA encoding:
- a CDS encoding DEAD/DEAH box helicase, coding for IVFWRDFARRFFTALCQNPGLSEASFPALPSPDESACAVILESAPPMLGLEYLNERVLGELWKSLETRVREGVQSTGSGVAAYLRALNPVWAAIGRVTFHLAENKRSPECPFAFLATYTHRISSEGRVQHLPLGRALEEYAGAKNRTALTSLLSPVQRAAAASPLARELLESRAVFHPQAWTPGQAYRFLKEIPLLEKAGLMVRIPDWWKAGHPPRPQVQVCIGGQPARQFGADSLLDFKLEKTLDGEPLTEAEWRSLLSAANGLVLLKGRWVEVNSEKLREVLAHWKSVEAAAAGGGGLPLLQGLRLLSGFDPRTTAVEEAAGTRSDWSSVVAGDWLHQALAEMQNPGVSRDSEPGPDLKADLRPYQRLGVHWLWFMSRLRLGACLADDMGLGKTLQILALLLVLRRRPLADQPRTSLLVVPASLIANWKAEILRFAPSLSVCLLHPSESDPEQLAAIARRPDEALTTCDLVITSYSFLLRWPWLKDHSWNLLVLDEAQAIKNPGARQTRVVKAIPARSRIALSGTPIENRLGDLWSLFDFLCPGLLGDAAAFSAFVKNRNRSTTTTSFAPLRRLVRPYILRRLKTDHRIISDLPEKTELDAFCPLTRTQAVLYQQAVKDLAEQLDAPAAAGIRRRGIILAFLTRFKQICNHPSQWLADGAYRPDDSGKFQRLAALGEEIAARQEKVLIFSQYREIAGPLARHLAAVFGRDGLVLHGGTAVRKRQELVDEFQREDGAPFFILSLKAGGTGLNLTAASHVIHFDRWWNPAVENQATDRAFRIGQKRNVMVHRFICRGTLEERIHEVLAGKRALAEQVLGEGGEQLLTEMSNAELLRFVALDIKAVGEE